DNA from Debaryomyces hansenii CBS767 chromosome A complete sequence:
TAATAAATCTGGCTTATATAAAAACGTTCCTGATCTCCTAAACCCCTGGTTTATTAATTCGTCATAATGTTGACATGTCATTTGTTCTACCTGGCACCCAATCGTGATGGACTGTGATTCTTTATCGCCATTAGTCGTCTTCTGGCTCTCGAGCGCATGATAATCCTCTTTTTTTCCGTTACAATAGCCACAATCTCTTCCGGAAATATAGTGTGGTCTAGATATGACCATTGGCAAGTCTGGACCTGGCTTCATTGTTTGATTAATGTTATCTTTAGGATCttctattgaatttaagCCAGAGCTTCTGTTAAATAGTGTTTTTTGCACCTTTGTGTAATTATTTATACAGTCTTACtgaaatgaaaaatcaacCCATCTAAACTAATCCTACttatattcttttattaACCACTCTAATTAATAgaattcttaataatatagTAGCAATGAGTGGTTCTACAAAGACTTCACCGGTGAAGAAAGCAGCGAAACAAGCTGGATCGAACGAAAAGGTGGCAACTGATAAAGGTGATGCAGTTAGTAATGGCAATAGTATAACGAAAGACCAAAATTCGAATGAGGCGGAAGAACCAgatcattcaattttgtcAGATCCAGAAGATTATTTGGAAGAGGATGAATCATTGGACATGAACTTGACAAATGGGGAACAGAAAGTTTGGTTAGTTAAGCTTCCTCGATATTTGGCAGAGAAGTGGTCCAATATAGATGAATTAAGCGGAGAGCAATTGGGAAGAGTTAAAATCAAGCAATCTGGACGTAATGGAAACAATAGCGGAAAGTTACAAGTGAAATTGGTTCTCAATGAATCAGCCatgaatgaagaaataccCCATGAATATGACATATCTATGTTGAATACGCAAGTGCGTAATTCATATGTATTCAGCGAAGAAAACTTGACTAAATTTAAACAGGAGTTGACTGAAGTAGCCGAAATGCCAGAACAACCCTCGTTGCAACCAGTtgataagaagaagattcaaaataaGCCAcagaaatttttcagaattcaaaagaataagGAGGGCCAGGATGGTAAACCAGTCAAGAAATTTGTTCCATACGTGAAaacaattccaaagaaaACAGCATTAGCAGGTAAGGTATGTCACGATTGTCAAATAATTCCATCCAAGAGTGATACGAAGTACTCACAAGTGTCCATGAAGAgacaaaatattcaaccaaCAAAGCCAAGACCCAAAGTTACATTATTGGATGAGATTCCTGGGGTTGTACAATCCAATGCAGGTCCATCAATTAAAGGTAATAATACTTCAGTATTCTTGAAGTCCAATCCTGCTAAGAGTAAGAATGGTGAAGGAAGGGCTATCAGAATGCCTAAGAAGGATTTGTTAGACTTATTGTTCAGGTTGTTCGAGGAGTACGAATACTGGTCCATGAAGGGTTTGAAGGAAAGAACCAGACAGCCGGAATCATACTTAAAAGAAAGTTTGGACTCTATTGCTAATTTGATCAAAAAAGGACCCTATACCTCGAAATATAACTTAAAACCAGAATATAGAAGATTACGGGATGCCGAAAGAGCTGCCAGATTGGGTTTGGTTatcaatgaagaaaacgaagaaaaggaggacgaagaagaagacatTGAAATGGAAGATGTTATTTAGTCATAGTAAATATTACGTTAATCTCCGTTATTAAACTTGTAAACTTTATTAAACTATAGAAAAAAAGTGACCCGATGAGCTAATACaccatttttaaatatacaattattaACTAATAAATGTTAACTTATAAGTTCTTGATTTCTAAAGTTGGTGGTAAAGATTGTTGTAATTTCTTGGCCTTAGCAGCGTCGTTGACAACTAAGGTGTATTGGTATCTAGAACCTCTAACCTTGAACTTGGTTTGCTTGATCTTCTTACCGTTAGCGTTTAAAGCCTTGTTAACCTTAACAACGGCAGACTTGATGTCTGATCTTCTAGCTAATTCAACGAATTCCTTAATGTCTTTGATTTCACGCTAAAAAATGTTAGTATATTGCTCATCCACATAATCTAGTTATCAAGCTATTTCTTGCCCAGTCTGGAAGTTTCCAACGTCTAATATATCACATCTACCAATAGTTTACCgtagtatatatatcaCGAtggtttatcaattattgtTTGCATTAAACATTGCATGCCCCATTCttgtaaatttttcaccttTATGTCCAATTTAGATATTCATTTGCAAGTCATTTGTATCACTCTTCTAAATTCTCTTTCACTTCCAGACTGTCAACAGTATTCTATAACTACTAGTGTTTAATCCCTATAGTACATACAGCCATCttaatatatgtataatGTTACTTAAAGTATATTAGCACtaacaaatatttcaaatttcaactttttaatACACTCAAGTGAGGTccgaaaaaaaaaaaatttccaCTTTTTAGCTGAAGGGTTTAGCCCTGTATCTCTACACGTGAAAATATAACATCAATATGGCTGTTTAGTTTAGTAGGGTTGATTTACAATACCCTAACGGCCAGGAAATCTGTAGGTTTGGCTGGTTGCTTCCTCTTGATTATTCGAGATAGAGGCTTAGATGGTTACATGATTacaaaattacaaaattatcACCTTATGGATTTAAGTCTTGTTGTAGTATTAGCTATATAGGCCACTTACGTTCGGCAAAAGAGATCAAT
Protein-coding regions in this window:
- a CDS encoding DEHA2A07106p (similar to uniprot|P41896 Saccharomyces cerevisiae YGR005c TFG2 TFIIF subunit), whose protein sequence is MSGSTKTSPVKKAAKQAGSNEKVATDKGDAVSNGNSITKDQNSNEAEEPDHSILSDPEDYLEEDESLDMNLTNGEQKVWLVKLPRYLAEKWSNIDELSGEQLGRVKIKQSGRNGNNSGKLQVKLVLNESAMNEEIPHEYDISMLNTQVRNSYVFSEENLTKFKQELTEVAEMPEQPSLQPVDKKKIQNKPQKFFRIQKNKEGQDGKPVKKFVPYVKTIPKKTALAGKVCHDCQIIPSKSDTKYSQVSMKRQNIQPTKPRPKVTLLDEIPGVVQSNAGPSIKGNNTSVFLKSNPAKSKNGEGRAIRMPKKDLLDLLFRLFEEYEYWSMKGLKERTRQPESYLKESLDSIANLIKKGPYTSKYNLKPEYRRLRDAERAARLGLVINEENEEKEDEEEDIEMEDVI
- a CDS encoding 60S ribosomal protein L38 (highly similar to uniprot|P49167 Saccharomyces cerevisiae YLR325C RPL38 Protein component of the large (60S) ribosomal subunit), translating into MAREIKDIKEFVELARRSDIKSAVVKVNKALNANGKKIKQTKFKVRGSRYQYTLVVNDAAKAKKLQQSLPPTLEIKNL